A single region of the Metarhizium brunneum chromosome 6, complete sequence genome encodes:
- the SDHF1 gene encoding Succinate dehydrogenase assembly factor 1, whose translation MRLSGLQKEVLALYRSCLRESRKKPASTRAHFEQFARAEFHRNLRIEKRDFAAIEFLLRKGRRQLDVYSNPGIKDVRKSSLLNPTAPLLSLSTFPGRRHVSRSSIHQGRVVDEVFSSCLTSVGNFASTVLPPSCSLAEMVPLASIPEANNSLQSTFDTHRPRSRVVFLSRRPGRPRCSVRKSPFTKLFNLGPPKHVGKQDHLRDKDRQGHKDASPSTLGKIGASPTWIKTSSDVSPNIRQQLHKSESPFDLSSFPEPPSSSKVVESGKPNPHPSTHPVIQHAAPKPPLELSQRRLLVPAQRGPANIRHSLMDAATDFVSPSKRQSVDSALVAAVSRSIAQQLQLVSKYSGRNSPHNNNASRTSSQRYALNGFTRDLETYANQTCAKGKTVNTTPTPPIDAATLHTVSELLPFRPQLRAAGLAVTSKEQAQGVPHYLQQLQPGLPPPPLRRQRGHGRPPAQLDGYNGSRPSQSTGTEISFAQSRDIDEFRYALIDEVPPRKKKHRLRKKRPTRRCLPCFAVEEDLTTDPDWAHFRVPSARPKVPEKKPVKELRQNRPAKVHPPGYLAQEYVGSDCHSPYQKSTAQEVGSTAVDETTYQWDRPNFITTGRRHSMTMPKPKARNEECYVGHRHMHGRDSQHRVGKNPTAVLNNNNNNITLYTGNGVRNSRQVGRVPKIEPQSTMSAKPSQPQHNQQAETQFDGQANGQQRRGTDVDPRPPRQRPPQTRRSKKRQPISQYDPRHIGICCPSSRGVPAKLTARPNIPRRSSSIQGSADSIEVDYDDREISDRDVLRGLHVAASAACNEEIDAFVRNKTGLRIRRFLADLMALETLTASRPGEDDEQHARRRRMEMRKLKQQVRRSREIVMAGGLI comes from the exons ATGCGCCTCTCCGGTCTCCAGAAAGAGGTTCTAGCTCTGTACCGCAGTTGCCTGCGTGAGAGCCGCAAGAAACCCGCG AGCACTCGGGCTCATTTTGAGCAATTCGCGAG GGCCGAGTTTCATCGGAATCTAAGGATAGAAAAGCGGGATTTCGCCGCCATTGAGTTTCTACTTCGCAAGGGTCGGAGGCAGCTTGACGTCTACTCCAATCCTGGCATCAAGGATGTCAG AAAGAGCTCACTGCTTAACCCTACTGCTCCGCTTCTCTCGCTCTCGACGTTTCCTGGCCGTCGCCATGTTTCGCGCTCCAGCATCCACCAAGGCCGCGTCGTGGACGAGGTGTTCTCATCATGCCTTA CCTCTGTTGGAAACTTTGCTTCCACCGTCTTGCCACCATCGTGCTCGCTGGCCGAGATGGTTCCTCTAGCATCTATCCCTGAGGCAAACAATTCATTACAAAGTACATTTGATACCCATCGCCCGCGCTCCCGTGTTGTATTCCTCTCTAGACGCCCTGGCCGGCCTCGTTGCTCTGTTCGCAAATCACCATTTACAAAGCTCTTCAACCTCGGGCCACCAAAGCATGTCGGGAAGCAAGATCATCTCCGAGACAAGGATCGACAAGGGCACAAAGACGCGTCTCCTAGCACGTTGGGTAAAATAGGAGCATCACCAACATGGATAAAGACGTCATCCGATGTAAGCCCAAACATTCGACAACAGCTACACAAGTCCGAGTCTCCATTCGACCTGAGTTCTTTTCCTGAGCCACCCTCTAGCAGCAAAGTTGTGGAATCTGGCAAACCTAATCCTCATCCTTCTACGCATCCTGTAATTCAACATGCAGCGCCAAAACCTCCATTGGAGTTGTCACAGCGCAGACTTTTAGTTCCAGCACAGCGAGGACCAGCCAACATTCGCCACAGTCTGATGGATGCTGCCACGGATTTTGTCAGCCCTTCAAAGCGCCAGTCTGTTGATTCCGCACTTGTAGCGGCAGTATCTCGGAGCATTGCTCAGCAGCTTCAGCTAGTCTCAAAATATTCGGGCAGAAACTCACctcacaacaacaacgcaTCACGCACATCCAGCCAACGCTATGCCTTGAATGGTTTCACTAGAGATCTCGAGACTTACGCAAATCAGACATGTGCAAAGGGAAAGACTGTAAATACTACACCTACCCCGCCGATAGACGCCGCAACGCTTCACACAGTCTCAGAACTCCTCCCGTTTCGTCCCCAGCTTCGGGCGGCAGGGCTCGCTGTGACGTCAAAAGAGCAGGCCCAAGGCGTGCCTCATTATttgcagcagctgcagccagGTCTACCGCCACCTCCGTTACGTCGGCAGCGTGGCCATGGTCGTCCACCTGCACAACTGGACGGATATAATGGTTCTCGTCCATCCCAAAGCACTGGTACGGAAATATCTTTTGCACAGTCACGGGATATAGATGAGTTCAGATACGCACTTATTGACGAAGTGCCACCTCGGAAGAAGAAACATCGACTGCGAAAGAAGCGGCCAACTCGGCGCTGTCTTCCTTGCTTCGCGGTTGAAGAAGACCTGACAACGGATCCTGACTGGGCTCACTTTAGAGTTCCTTCAGCGAGACCCAAGGTACCTGAAAAGAAACCAGTCAAAGAATTAAGACAAAATCGACCCGCCAAGGTACATCCTCCTGGTTACTTGGCCCAGGAATATGTCGGTTCCGATTGTCACAGCCCTTATCAAAAATCAACTGCACAAGAGGTAGGAAGCACAGCTGTGGATGAGACAACATACCAATGGGACAGGCCAAATTTCATCACCACAGGGCGGAGACATTCCATGACTATGCCAAAGCCCAAAGCCCGTAACGAGGAATGTTATGTTGGGCATCGGCATATGCATGGAAGAGACTCGCAACATCGAGTTGGAAAGAATCCTACGGCGGTTTTgaacaacaataacaacaacatcaCGCTATATACAGGAAATGGTGTCAGAAACTCACGTCAGGTTGGTCGCGTTCCAAAGATTGAGCCACAGTCAACCATGTCGGCGAAGCCCTCTCAACCCCAACACAATCAGCAAGCTGAAACACAGTTTGATGGCCAGGCAAACGGGCAGCAAAGAAGAGGCACGGATGTAGATCCACGCCCGCCTCGCCAAAGACCGCCCCAGACTAGGCGCAGTAAAAAAAGGCAGCCTATTTCCCAATATGACCCTCGTCATATTGGCATATGCTGCCCTTCAAGCCGGGGGGTCCCAGCCAAGCTAACCGCTCGGCCCAACATTCCCAGAAGGTCGTCATCGATTCAAGGCAGCGCAGACTCCATCGAAGTTGACTACGACGACCGAGAGATATCGGACCGCGACGTTCTTCGGGGTCTGCATGTTGCGGCTTCTGCTGCGTGTAATGAAGAGATTGATGCCTTTGTACGGAACAAAACTGGTCTTCGCATTCGTCGTTTTCTCGCTGACCTGATGGCACTGGAAACCCTTACGGCTTCTCGACCTGGGGAAGATGATGAACAACACGCAAGACGAAGGCGAATGGAGATGAGAAAACTCAAGCAACAAGTTCGGCGATCCCGTGAGATCGTTATGGCTGGCGGGCTTATTTGA
- the cnxG gene encoding Molybdopterin synthase sulfur carrier subunit codes for MTSIPKAPQGHFRVLYFAGASSFTGKEEEAWPAPLLLSKLFAELEYKYPGIQAKILDSCLVTVNLDYVDVPDAGDANGPMIQESDEVAIIPPVSSG; via the coding sequence ATGACTTCGATACCCAAGGCTCCCCAGGGTCACTTCCGGGTGCTTTATTTCGCTGGTGCCAGCTCATTTACTggcaaagaggaagaggcttGGCCCGCAcccttgctgctgagcaaGCTCTTTGCCGAGCTTGAGTATAAGTATCCTGGCATCCAGGCCAAGATTTTGGACTCTTGCTTGGTTACGGTCAACCTCGACTACGTAGATGTCCCCGATGCCGGCGATGCGAATGGGCCCATGATTCAAGAGTCTGATGAGGTTGCCATCATACCTCCGGTCAGCTCTGGTTGA
- the mal1 gene encoding Alpha-glucosidase, translating to MGSISEPQRAWWKEGSVYQVYPASFQDSTGSGVGDLKGIISRIDYLKELGVDIVWLSPIFKSPQHDMGYDISDYKVIDPPYGDITDVDVLRDALHERGMKLVLDLVMNHTSDEHEWFKESRKSKDNPYRDWYIWKPPRYDEQGNRCPPNNWQSHFQGSAWEYDETTDEYYLRLFCKQQPDLNWENPAVRRAAHDVMRFWLDRGADGFRIDVINFISKDQSFPDSNKTVLGGTEHYACGPRLHEYLMELGAILKEYDAFSVGEMPCVHDEKELVRAVAADRGELSMIFHFELMDIDHGVNGKFSPATWALSTLKSKVNKWQRFMYDNNGWNALYLENHDQPRAVSRFVHDTPEHRVASAKLIAIFLAFQAGTPFIYQGQEIGMTNVPKEWGMDEYKDIDCLNHWKLFKDTVDDSTKTLLRGEYQKKSRDNARTPMQWDDSAQAGFTTASSPWMRVNDNYKDINAATQVKDPRSVYHTYRRVLEKRKEHMDIFVYGYFELVDEQNDKIFAYKRVAGNGDAALVVCNFSTDKVVWSSGFEAREVLVSPTGKQIGDVRAGEIQMGPCEAIALLL from the exons ATGGGCAGTATATCCGAACCGCAGAGGGCGTGGTGGAAAGAGGGCTCCGTATACCAAGTCTACCCAGCGTCGTTCCAAGATTCCACCGGCTCGGGAGTCGGTGACCTGAAGGGGATCATATCACGGATTGATTATTTGAAGGAACTGGGAGTGGACATTGTTTGGCTGTCGCCGATTTTCAAGAGTCCTCAACATGACATG GGCTATGATATCAGCGACTATAAAGTAATCGACCCTCCCTATGGCGACATCACCGACGTAGATGTCCTCCGCGACGCCCTCCACGAGCGAGGCATGAAGCTCGTCCTCGATCTCGTCATGAACCACACCAGCGACGAACACGAGTGGTTCAAGGAGTCGAGAAAGTCCAAGGATAACCCATACAGAGATTGGTACATCTGGAAGCCACCCAGGTACGATGAGCAGGGCAATCGATGCCCTCCTAATAACTGGCAGAGTCACTTCCAAG GTAGCGCCTGGGAATACGACGAAACAACAGACGAATACTACCTCCGCCTCTTCTGCAAACAACAGCCAGATCTCAACTGGGAAAACCCAGCCGTCCGCCGAGCCGCCCACGACGTGATGCGCTTCTGGCTCGACCGCGGTGCAGATGGCTTCCGCATCGACGTCATCAACTTCATCAGCAAAGACCAGTCGTTCCCTGATTCGAATAAAACCGTCCTCGGCGGGACGGAGCACTATGCCTGCGGGCCACGGCTCCACGAGTACCTAATGGAACTGGGTGCCATTCTGAAAGAATACGACGCCTTCAGTGTCGGTGAAATGCCATGTGTGCACGACGAGAAGGAGCTGGTTAGAGCCGTGGCTGCTGATCGAGGGGAACTGAGCATGATTTTCCACTTTGAACT AATGGACATTGACCACGGTGTAAACGGCAAGTTCTCCCCGGCAACATGGGCCCTCTCAACACTCAAGTCCAAAGTCAACAAATGGCAGCGCTTCATGTACGACAACAACGGTTGGAACGCCCTCTACCTCGAGAACCACGACCAACCCCGCGCCGTGAGCCGCTTCGTCCACGACACGCCAGAGCATAGAGTAGCCAGCGCCAAGCTGATTGCTATATTTTTGGCGTTTCAGGCTGGCACGCCTTTTATCTATCAGGGGCAGGAGATTGGCATGACGAACGTCCCCAAGGAGTGGGGGATGGATGAGTACAAGGATATAGATTGCTTGAATCACTGGAA GTTATTCAAGGACACGGTGGACGACAGCACCAAAACGCTTCTCAGGGGGGAATATCAAAAGAAGTCGAGGGACAATGCCCGCACGCCAATGCAGTGGGACGACTCTGCGCAGGCCGGTTTCACGACCGCGTCATCTCCGTGGATGCGTGTAAATGATAATTACAAGGACATCAACGCCGCGACTCAGGTCAAGGACCCTCGGTCGGTGTACCATACTTACCGACGGGTGCtggagaagcgcaaggagCACATGGATATTTTTGTCTACGGCTACTTTGAGCTTGTTGACGAGCAAAACGACAAGATATTTGCGTACAAGAGGGTTGCTGGCAATGGGGACGCTGCCCTTGTGGTGTGCAATTTCTCCACGGACAAAGTGGTGTGGTCGAGTGGTTTTGAGGCTCGCGAGGTTCTAGTGAGCCCAACCGGAAAACAGATTGGCGACGTGCGTGCTGGAGAGATTCAGATGGGTCCGTGTGAGGCCATTGCTTTACTTCTTTGA